One part of the Thermodesulfobacterium commune DSM 2178 genome encodes these proteins:
- a CDS encoding AAA family ATPase, translated as MIKRKLLEEIKGHLNKREITFIVGPRQAGKTTLMLMFKEFLEFFYFSEQADKEDRA; from the coding sequence ATGATTAAAAGAAAATTGTTAGAAGAAATAAAAGGGCATTTGAATAAAAGGGAGATTACTTTTATCGTAGGTCCGAGGCAAGCGGGTAAGACTACACTAATGTTAATGTTTAAGGAATTTTTAGAATTTTTTTACTTCTCAGAGCAAGCTGATAAAGAAGATAGAGCTTGA
- a CDS encoding DUF4143 domain-containing protein: protein MFENFIFNLLKEKARQNFAKIYFWRTKDKSEVDFVVERGNEVIPVEVKYKRLTKPEITRGMRSFIERYKPKKAFIVNLELESTFCLNSTKLYVVPYYKLLTDCFL from the coding sequence ATTTTTGAAAACTTTATTTTCAATTTGCTTAAAGAAAAAGCAAGGCAAAACTTTGCTAAAATTTATTTCTGGAGAACAAAGGATAAAAGTGAGGTAGACTTTGTCGTAGAAAGAGGAAATGAGGTTATTCCTGTAGAAGTGAAGTACAAAAGGCTTACCAAACCAGAGATCACGAGAGGGATGAGAAGTTTTATAGAAAGATATAAGCCAAAGAAAGCTTTTATTGTAAACCTTGAACTTGAAAGCACTTTTTGTTTAAACAGTACCAAGCTTTATGTGGTACCTTATTACAAACTACTGACTGATTGTTTCTTATAA
- the cas5 gene encoding CRISPR-associated protein Cas5: MKAIAFKVRLNSLYSIRIPFTWQSALTYPVLPPSAVIGMFANALQRYKNDRNPLDYLNLVEENIIWAGSRLLTPCLIKSYTTSAITKWEDHIGAKFTNALGRQFAFTKTLEIAGIFKDDTLINELVEALITSPLTCGDSESAISLENKPEDMIKEVEKVDDLESIVTNYPFPFTNDIEISEGKGLLYLMHERCKPSEKNFPLTLYLVPIEEKERILFPTSVTIQIVKKNSESPKEVFKIQDIGYVLKSQFKNRRTKAKIKKRKKN, from the coding sequence ATGAAAGCCATAGCTTTTAAAGTAAGATTAAATTCTCTTTATTCCATTAGAATTCCCTTTACCTGGCAATCTGCTTTAACTTATCCTGTGTTACCACCATCGGCTGTGATTGGAATGTTTGCTAATGCTCTTCAACGCTACAAGAATGATAGAAATCCTTTAGATTATCTTAATTTAGTGGAAGAAAACATAATTTGGGCTGGCTCAAGGCTCCTTACTCCATGCCTTATCAAGAGTTATACAACCTCTGCCATTACTAAATGGGAAGATCATATAGGTGCTAAATTTACTAATGCTCTGGGAAGACAGTTTGCTTTTACAAAGACTTTAGAAATTGCTGGAATTTTTAAAGATGATACATTAATAAATGAGCTTGTAGAAGCTTTGATAACTTCTCCGCTTACCTGTGGAGATAGTGAGTCAGCTATAAGTTTAGAGAATAAGCCTGAAGACATGATAAAGGAAGTTGAAAAAGTAGATGATTTAGAAAGTATCGTCACTAATTACCCCTTTCCCTTTACCAATGATATAGAAATTAGTGAAGGAAAAGGGCTTCTTTATCTTATGCATGAAAGGTGTAAACCCTCTGAGAAGAATTTTCCTCTCACTCTTTATCTTGTTCCCATAGAAGAAAAAGAAAGAATCCTATTTCCTACCTCCGTAACTATTCAGATTGTTAAGAAAAATTCAGAAAGTCCAAAAGAAGTGTTTAAAATTCAAGACATAGGATATGTCTTAAAAAGCCAATTTAAAAATAGAAGAACAAAAGCTAAGATAAAGAAAAGGAAAAAGAATTAA
- a CDS encoding DevR family CRISPR-associated autoregulator, with amino-acid sequence MLKFVTLAVKVQLNVHDLNNETVAGNVTDIRVMEFLDENGTRREAPAVSGRMLKHWHYEGMRHLILNGLYTSVPLCAGCKVGEPIRPAEIKNGNLKQIAKPEEDAILSCVICDVHGYLIAREAEGESDRGISARRTSRAMFSWLMPVLGPETTSTQVIHTRVSQIRERGEGEQAAQMIFNKSYASGIYAFVSALDVDRIGLVELNLGSSNPYVINNNDRKNRIKVALEAYRYLISGQMGASLSHAIPHMNPIEVFVAYSEVGPLPFPVSPMYSDYLSKTVGLFPQHAKFLYWGQKTPEGVIKKEKISEIFDELLGKVEE; translated from the coding sequence ATGCTTAAGTTTGTAACTTTGGCAGTAAAAGTACAGCTTAACGTTCATGACCTTAACAATGAAACAGTAGCGGGAAATGTAACCGATATAAGGGTTATGGAATTTCTGGATGAGAATGGTACGCGAAGGGAGGCTCCAGCGGTTTCTGGAAGAATGCTCAAGCATTGGCATTATGAAGGAATGAGGCATTTGATATTAAATGGGTTATATACTTCAGTTCCACTATGTGCTGGATGTAAAGTAGGAGAACCTATAAGACCAGCTGAAATTAAAAATGGCAACTTGAAACAAATTGCAAAACCTGAAGAGGATGCAATTTTATCTTGCGTTATTTGCGATGTTCACGGTTATCTTATAGCAAGGGAAGCTGAAGGTGAAAGTGATAGAGGTATATCTGCAAGAAGAACTTCTCGGGCAATGTTTTCATGGCTTATGCCTGTTTTAGGTCCAGAGACTACCTCAACCCAAGTTATACATACAAGGGTGTCACAAATTAGAGAAAGAGGAGAGGGCGAGCAAGCAGCTCAAATGATTTTCAACAAATCGTATGCTTCAGGTATTTATGCCTTTGTGTCAGCTCTTGATGTAGATAGAATCGGGCTTGTTGAGTTGAACCTTGGTAGTTCAAATCCTTATGTTATCAATAATAACGATCGTAAAAATAGAATTAAGGTTGCCTTAGAAGCATATCGTTATCTGATTTCAGGACAAATGGGAGCCTCTCTCTCACATGCCATACCTCACATGAACCCGATTGAGGTTTTCGTTGCCTATTCAGAAGTTGGACCTTTGCCTTTCCCTGTGTCACCAATGTATAGTGATTATCTTTCCAAAACTGTAGGGCTTTTTCCCCAACATGCTAAGTTTCTTTACTGGGGGCAAAAAACCCCAGAAGGAGTAATTAAAAAAGAAAAAATTTCCGAAATTTTTGATGAGCTTTTAGGTAAGGTTGAAGAATAA